The following coding sequences lie in one Methylosinus sp. PW1 genomic window:
- the rplM gene encoding 50S ribosomal protein L13, which produces MFGKTYSAKPAEVQKKWVLIDAKGLVVGRLASLIALRLRGKHKATFTPHVDDGDNIIVVNADKVILTGRKRDQKVYHHHTGFPGGIKERSAKFILEGRFPERVVEKAVQRMLPRGPLGRKQLGNLRVYKGPDHPHVAQTPEPLDVAALNPKNARNGKNAKSA; this is translated from the coding sequence ATGTTTGGCAAGACCTATTCGGCGAAGCCCGCCGAAGTGCAGAAGAAATGGGTGCTGATCGACGCCAAGGGCCTCGTCGTCGGCCGCCTCGCCAGCCTCATCGCGCTGCGTCTGCGCGGCAAGCACAAGGCGACCTTCACCCCCCATGTCGACGACGGCGACAACATCATCGTCGTGAACGCCGACAAGGTGATCCTCACCGGCCGCAAGCGCGACCAGAAGGTCTACCATCATCACACGGGCTTCCCGGGCGGCATCAAGGAGCGCTCGGCCAAGTTCATCCTCGAGGGGCGCTTCCCGGAGCGCGTGGTCGAGAAGGCGGTGCAGCGCATGCTGCCGCGCGGCCCGCTCGGCCGCAAGCAGCTCGGCAATCTGCGCGTCTACAAGGGGCCGGACCATCCGCATGTCGCTCAGACTCCCGAGCCGCTGGACGTCGCCGCCCTCAATCCCAAGAATGCCCGCAACGGCAAGAACGCTAAGAGCGCCTGA
- a CDS encoding cupin domain-containing protein → MATAKKRETAARPTPSFGNPDLPPQGAINARNKASLTDPGPRSEAIGGQFPSAQFPPPTDVSDMPMFWASFNNAPKRVQNGGWARQVTQYDFAIAEEISGVDMRLTAGGIREMHWHLAAEWGYVSYGSCRITVLDDQGRAYVSDVKEGDIWYFPAGQPHSLQGLGPDGCEFLLCFDDGKATEYNTLLVTDWIAHTPPEILAANFGLPAETFANIPLNQLYIFQGEIPGPLAADQAASAQGEGAPPYPYTFSLKGSAAAKKTKGGEVRVADSDNFKVSSTIAAALVTLAPGALREMHWHPNGDEWQYWIKGHGRMTLFDAGPKAVTQDFHAGDIGYVKRAHGHYVQNVGDTELQFLEVFRAAHFRDVSLTDWLTHTPPAMVAQHLNIDEATIAKFPRGKPIVMP, encoded by the coding sequence ATGGCCACTGCAAAGAAGCGCGAGACCGCCGCGCGTCCGACCCCCTCTTTCGGCAATCCAGATCTTCCGCCGCAGGGCGCGATCAATGCGCGAAATAAAGCCAGCCTCACCGACCCCGGCCCGCGCAGCGAGGCGATCGGCGGGCAGTTTCCTTCGGCTCAGTTTCCGCCGCCCACCGACGTCAGCGACATGCCCATGTTCTGGGCGTCGTTCAACAATGCGCCCAAGCGCGTGCAGAACGGCGGCTGGGCGCGGCAGGTCACGCAATATGATTTCGCCATCGCCGAGGAGATTTCCGGCGTCGATATGCGGCTGACGGCGGGTGGAATAAGGGAGATGCATTGGCACCTCGCCGCCGAATGGGGCTATGTCTCCTATGGCTCCTGCCGCATCACCGTGCTCGACGATCAGGGCCGCGCCTATGTCTCCGATGTGAAGGAGGGGGACATTTGGTATTTCCCCGCCGGCCAGCCGCATTCATTGCAGGGGCTAGGGCCGGACGGCTGCGAGTTCCTGCTCTGTTTCGACGACGGCAAGGCGACCGAATACAACACTCTGCTCGTGACCGACTGGATCGCCCATACGCCGCCCGAGATTCTCGCCGCCAATTTCGGCCTGCCGGCCGAGACCTTCGCCAATATCCCGCTCAATCAGCTCTATATTTTCCAAGGCGAGATTCCTGGTCCCTTGGCCGCGGATCAGGCCGCATCGGCGCAAGGGGAGGGGGCGCCGCCCTATCCTTACACTTTCTCGCTGAAGGGCAGCGCCGCCGCCAAAAAGACCAAGGGCGGCGAGGTGCGCGTCGCGGACAGCGACAATTTCAAGGTTTCCTCCACCATAGCCGCGGCGCTGGTCACGCTCGCGCCGGGCGCGCTGCGCGAGATGCATTGGCATCCCAATGGCGACGAATGGCAATATTGGATCAAAGGCCATGGCCGCATGACGCTGTTCGACGCCGGACCCAAGGCGGTGACGCAGGATTTCCACGCCGGCGACATAGGCTATGTGAAGCGCGCCCATGGACATTACGTGCAGAATGTCGGCGATACGGAGCTGCAATTTCTCGAGGTTTTCCGCGCCGCGCATTTCCGCGACGTCTCGCTCACCGACTGGCTCACCCATACGCCGCCGGCCATGGTCGCCCAGCATTTGAACATAGACGAGGCGACCATCGCCAAATTCCCGCGCGGCAAGCCCATCGTCATGCCGTGA